Proteins encoded in a region of the Hippopotamus amphibius kiboko isolate mHipAmp2 chromosome 11, mHipAmp2.hap2, whole genome shotgun sequence genome:
- the ATF6B gene encoding LOW QUALITY PROTEIN: cyclic AMP-dependent transcription factor ATF-6 beta (The sequence of the model RefSeq protein was modified relative to this genomic sequence to represent the inferred CDS: inserted 1 base in 1 codon), producing MVGGRGGTMAELMLLSEIADPTRFFTDNLLSPEDWDSTLYAGLDEVADEQTQLFRCPEQDVPFGSSSLDLGMDVSPPEPPWDSLPIFPDLQVKSEPSSPCSSSSLSSESSHLSTEPSSQASGVGEVLAVKSESLAPPLRLLGDDLTSPLETVQINVGTTADDASDVQIKIEPVSPSSSINSEASLLSAESPNQAFIGEEVLEVKTESPSPQGCLLRDVPGPPFGVVQISMGLSSDGSSGKGLPARKPPLQPKPVVITTVPMPPRAVPPSTTVLLQPLVQPPPVSPVVLIQGAIRVQPEGPTPSAPRPERKSIVPAPMPGNSCPPEVDAKLLKRQQRMIKNRESACQSRRKKKEYLQGLEARLQAVLADNQQLRRENAALRRRLEALLAENGELKLGSGNRKVVCIMVFLLFIAFNFGPVSISEPPPAPISPRVSREEPRPRRHLLEFSAQEPVHGVEPPQHPSRGPEEPQPSPAGRPSFRNLTAFPGGTKELLLRDLDQLFLSSDCRHFNRTESLRLAHELSGWVQRHQRGRRKIPQRPQERQKSQLRKKSPPVKAVPTQPPGPPERDSVGQLQLYRQPYRSQPEFLDAIDRREDTFYVVSFRRDHLLLPAISHNKTSRPKMSLVMPAMAPNETLSGRGPPGDYEEMMQIECEVMDTRVIHIKTSTVPPSLRKQPSSTPGNATGGPLPASAASQAHQAAHQXLYLNHP from the exons atggttggggggcgggggggaacgATGGCGGAGCTGATGCTCCTCAGCGAGATTGCGGACCCCACGCGCTTTTTCACCGACAACTTGCTGAGTCCGGAGGACTGGG ACAGCACCTTGTATGCCGGCCTGGATGAAGTGGCCGACGAGCAGACGCAGCTCTTCCGTTGCCCGGAGCAGGATGTCCCG TTTGGCAGCAGCTCCCTGGACTTGGGGATGGATGTCAGCCCTCCTGAACCCCCCTGGGACTCTCTGCCTATCTTCCCAG atcttcagGTGAAATCTGAGCCATCCtccccctgctcttcctcctccctcagctcTGAATCATCCCATCTTTCCACAGAGCCCTCCAGCCAG GCCTCTGGTGTAGGGGAGGTGCTGGCTGTGAAGTCGGAGTCCTTGGCACCCCCACTCCGCCTCCTGGGAGATGATCTAACATCCCCACTAGAAACCGTCCAGATCAACGTGGGCACCACGGCTGATGATGCCTCAG ATGTCCAGATTAAGATAGAACCTGTCTCTCCATCTTCCTCCATCAACTCAGAGGCTTCCCTGCTGTCTGCGGAATCCCCCAACCAG GCTTTTATAGGAGAGGAGGTACTGGAAGTGAAGACAGAGTCCCCATCCCCTCAAGGGTGTCTCCTGCGGGACGTCCCAGGCCCCCCATTTGGAGTTGTCCAGATCAGCATGGGCCTGTCCTCTGATGGCTCCTCAG GCAAAGGCCTGCCCGCCCGGAAGCCACCACTGCAGCCCAAACCTGTGGTGATAACCACTGTCCCGATGCCACCGAGAGCTGTGCCTCCCAGCACCACCGTCCTTTTGCAGCCCCTGGTCCAGCCACCCCCAG TTTCCCCAGTTGTCCTCATCCAAGGTGCTATCCGAGTCCAGCCTGAGGGACCTACCCCCTCTGCTCCACGGCCTGAGAGGAAGAGCATTGTTCCAGCTCCTATGCCTGGGAACTCCTGCCCGCCTGAGGTGGAT GCAAAGCTGCTGAAGCGGCAGCAGCGGATGATCAAGAACCGGGAGTCGGCCTGCCAGTCccggaggaagaagaaggagtaTCTGCAGGGGCTGGAAGCTCGGCTGCAGGCCGTGCTGGCCGACAACCAGCAGCTCCGGCGGGAGAATGCTGCCCTCCGCCGGCGGctggaggccctgctggctgaG AACGGCGAGCTCAAGCTAGGGTCTGGAAACAGGAAGGTGGTCTGCATCATGGTCTTCCTTCTCTTCATTGCCTTCAACTTCGGGCCTGTCAG CATCAGTGAGCCTCCCCCGGCTCCCATCTCCCCTCGGGTGAGCAGAGAGGAACCTCGACCCCGGAGGCACTTGCTGGAGTTCTCGGCGCAAGAGCCAGTTCACGGGGTTGAGCCGCCCCAGCATCCCTCCCGGGGCCCCGAGGAGCCGCAACCCAGCCCCGCAGGCCGGCCAAGTTTCAG GAACCTGACAGCCTTCCCTGGGGGCACCAAGGAGCTGCTGCTGAGAGACCTGGACCagctcttcctctcctctgaTTGCCGGCACTTCAACCGAACCGAGTCCCTGAG GCTTGCTCATGAGCTGAGTGGCTGGGTCCAGCGCCACCAGAGAGGCCGGCGGAAGATcccccagaggccccaggagagACAG AAGTCTCAGCTACGGAAGAAGTCGCCTCCAGTTAAGGCAGTCCCCACCCAACCCCCTGGGCCCCCAGAAAG GGATTCTGTGGGCCAGCTGCAGCTATATCGCCAACCATACCGTTCTCAGCCAGAGTTCCTGGATGCAATTGACCGACGAGAAGACACATTTTATGTTGTCTCCTTCCGAAGG GACCACTTGCTGCTCCCAGCCATCAGCCACAACAAGACCTCTCGGCCCAAGATGTCCCTGGTGATGCCCGCCATGGCCCCCAATG AGACCCTGTCAGGCCGGGGGCCCCCGGGGGACTACGAGGAGATGATGCAGATCGAGTGTGAGGTCATGGACACCAGGGTGATTCATATCAAGACTTCCACAGTGCCCCCCTCACTCCGAAAACAGCCGTCCTCCACCCCGGGCAATGCCACAGGTGGCCCCTTGCCAGCTTCTGCAGCCAGCCAGGCCCACCAGGCCGCCCATC GCCTCTACCTCAATCATCCCTGA
- the FKBPL gene encoding FK506-binding protein-like isoform X2, producing the protein MERPPVNPVGEKDIPQPQQQWEKNLDLTTQIRQPPRDPPTEILELRVSPDPASQILENPQETEKLAAGLEGDSNKSHGSASEVPEPLQASDLWYCPDGSFVKKIIIRGHGLDKPKLGSHCRGRDSWELEATEKEALAREERARGTELFRAGNPEAAAQCYGRALRLLLTLPPPGSPERTALHANLAACQLLLGQPHLAVQSCDRVLEREPGHLKALYRRGVAQAALGNLEKATADLKKVLAVDPKNRAAQEELGKVIIQGKKQDAGLAQGLRKMFG; encoded by the exons ATGGAGAGGCCACCAGTCAATCCAGTGGGAGAGAAGGACATCCCTCAACCGCAACAACAATGGGAAAAGAACCTTGATTTAACTACTCAGATTAGGCAGCCTCCCCGAGACCCTCCTACTGAAATTCTTGAGCTGAGAGTGAGCCCAGATCCAGCCAGCCAAATTCTAGAGAATCctcaagaaactgaaaaactgGCCGCTGGACTTGAAGGAGACTCTAATAAGTCTCATGGATCAGCCAGTGAGGTGCCAGAGCCTCTTCAGGCTTCTGATCTCTGGTACTGTCCCGATGGGAGCTTTGTCAAGAAGATCATAATCCGTGGGCATGGCTTGGACAAACCCAAGCTGGGCTCCCACTGCCGG GGCCGGGACTCCTGGGAGCTGGAAGCCACCGAGAAGGAAGCCCTGGCCAGGGAAGAACGTGCAAGGGGCACAGAATTATTTCGAGCTGGGAACCCTGAAGCGGCTGCCCAATGTTATGGACGGGCTCTTCGGTTGTTGCTGACTTTACCTCCACCTGGCTCTCCCGAACGAACTGCCCTTCATGCCAACCTGGCTGCCTGTCAGTTGCTGCTCGGGCAGCCCCATTTGGCAGTCCAGAGCTGTGACCGGGTGCTGGAGCGCGAGCCTGGCCATTTAAAGGCCTTGTACCGAAGGGGGGTTGCCCAGGCTGCTCTTGGGAACCTGGAAAAAGCAACTGCTGACCTCAAGAAGGTGCTGGCGGTAGACCCCAAAAACCGGGCAGCCCAGGAGGAGCTGGGAAAGGTGATCATTCAGGGAAAGAAACAGGATGCAGGGCTGGCTCAGGGACTGCGCAAGATGTTTGGCTGA
- the FKBPL gene encoding FK506-binding protein-like isoform X1, with protein sequence MERPPVNPVGEKDIPQPQQQWEKNLDLTTQIRQPPRDPPTEILELRVSPDPASQILENPQETEKLAAGLEGDSNKSHGSASEVPEPLQASDLWYCPDGSFVKKIIIRGHGLDKPKLGSHCRVRAFGFPLGSGLPEGWTELTMGLGPWREETWGELIEKCLESMCQGEEAELQLPGLSGPPVRLTLASFTQGRDSWELEATEKEALAREERARGTELFRAGNPEAAAQCYGRALRLLLTLPPPGSPERTALHANLAACQLLLGQPHLAVQSCDRVLEREPGHLKALYRRGVAQAALGNLEKATADLKKVLAVDPKNRAAQEELGKVIIQGKKQDAGLAQGLRKMFG encoded by the coding sequence ATGGAGAGGCCACCAGTCAATCCAGTGGGAGAGAAGGACATCCCTCAACCGCAACAACAATGGGAAAAGAACCTTGATTTAACTACTCAGATTAGGCAGCCTCCCCGAGACCCTCCTACTGAAATTCTTGAGCTGAGAGTGAGCCCAGATCCAGCCAGCCAAATTCTAGAGAATCctcaagaaactgaaaaactgGCCGCTGGACTTGAAGGAGACTCTAATAAGTCTCATGGATCAGCCAGTGAGGTGCCAGAGCCTCTTCAGGCTTCTGATCTCTGGTACTGTCCCGATGGGAGCTTTGTCAAGAAGATCATAATCCGTGGGCATGGCTTGGACAAACCCAAGCTGGGCTCCCACTGCCGGGTACGGGCTTTTGGATTTCCTTTGGGGTCAGGGCTGCCAGAGGGCTGGACAGAGCTAACTATGGGGTTAGGCCCATGGAGGGAAGAAACTTGGGGGGAGCTCATAGAGAAATGCTTGGAGTCCATGTGTCAAGGGGAAGAGGCAGAGCTTCAGCTCCCTGGGCTCTCTGGACCTCCTGTCAGGCTCACACTGGCCTCCTTCACTCAGGGCCGGGACTCCTGGGAGCTGGAAGCCACCGAGAAGGAAGCCCTGGCCAGGGAAGAACGTGCAAGGGGCACAGAATTATTTCGAGCTGGGAACCCTGAAGCGGCTGCCCAATGTTATGGACGGGCTCTTCGGTTGTTGCTGACTTTACCTCCACCTGGCTCTCCCGAACGAACTGCCCTTCATGCCAACCTGGCTGCCTGTCAGTTGCTGCTCGGGCAGCCCCATTTGGCAGTCCAGAGCTGTGACCGGGTGCTGGAGCGCGAGCCTGGCCATTTAAAGGCCTTGTACCGAAGGGGGGTTGCCCAGGCTGCTCTTGGGAACCTGGAAAAAGCAACTGCTGACCTCAAGAAGGTGCTGGCGGTAGACCCCAAAAACCGGGCAGCCCAGGAGGAGCTGGGAAAGGTGATCATTCAGGGAAAGAAACAGGATGCAGGGCTGGCTCAGGGACTGCGCAAGATGTTTGGCTGA